Proteins from a single region of Paraglaciecola sp. T6c:
- a CDS encoding DUF3016 domain-containing protein, producing the protein MKNLAVALLSGVTLMLSAQAYSQAKVDVTWQDPEKYTDVRPSNESRTRFKERTFKQLDEYITELAKTLPEGQTLKMNVTNLDLAGQVWPASFVGMGSGANDVRLIKSIDIPRIAFSFELLGADGAVIQQGEQNLKDMSFQNRHNPFFASENLRYEKNMIRMWFDEQFPQEVAKKNTH; encoded by the coding sequence ATGAAAAATCTAGCTGTCGCCCTGTTATCGGGCGTTACGTTAATGTTATCCGCGCAGGCCTACAGCCAGGCCAAAGTGGATGTGACGTGGCAAGACCCAGAGAAATACACAGATGTGCGCCCTTCAAATGAGTCGCGTACCCGCTTTAAAGAGCGCACGTTTAAACAATTAGACGAATATATTACAGAGCTCGCTAAAACCTTGCCTGAAGGCCAGACCCTGAAGATGAACGTAACGAACTTAGATTTAGCAGGGCAGGTTTGGCCCGCTTCGTTTGTGGGTATGGGCAGTGGGGCAAACGATGTGCGCCTGATTAAAAGTATTGATATTCCGCGCATCGCGTTTAGCTTTGAGTTGCTTGGGGCCGATGGCGCTGTAATTCAGCAAGGTGAGCAAAACTTAAAAGACATGTCTTTTCAAAATCGCCACAATCCGTTTTTTGCGTCTGAGAACTTACGTTATGAGAAAAACATGATACGAATGTGGTTCGATGAGCAATTTCCCCAGGAAGTCGCAAAAAAGAATACTCACTAA
- a CDS encoding MipA/OmpV family protein, with product MGTNSIKKLGAKCILLCFFTLAKYAYADCNSAQCIETEKWRVGIALGAGAKTNPLVGGDAIPLVLIPDIAYYGDNVYLDNAEVGYQWIQTPTFALDTFFSVNTEKAFFTFWHPSNVLGASGHFLSNAIGPTNASPFDDRQVSVDEVKSRKWAIDAGVRWHKRSAHSQWRIAVKTDASNVHHGHQFEISYQHHWSLNEWQVSLAPTVIWKSSKLVDYYYGVDQQDNVLRDLYYDASAGWQPSLALSANKKINQQWQWLIRTSVTWLHSGMTNSPLVDKKYTSTVFIGLGYVFR from the coding sequence ATGGGTACAAACAGTATAAAAAAGCTAGGCGCAAAGTGCATTTTGCTATGCTTTTTTACCCTCGCAAAATACGCGTACGCAGACTGCAACTCGGCCCAATGCATCGAAACTGAGAAATGGCGAGTGGGAATAGCCCTCGGCGCTGGCGCAAAGACCAATCCACTCGTTGGCGGCGATGCTATTCCTCTGGTGCTCATCCCCGATATAGCCTACTACGGTGATAACGTTTATTTGGATAACGCCGAAGTCGGCTATCAATGGATACAAACCCCGACTTTTGCGCTAGACACCTTTTTCAGCGTTAACACCGAAAAAGCCTTTTTCACCTTTTGGCACCCAAGCAATGTACTTGGCGCTTCTGGTCATTTTTTGAGTAACGCTATTGGGCCAACAAATGCGTCACCTTTTGATGATCGCCAAGTCTCAGTCGACGAAGTAAAAAGTCGAAAATGGGCGATAGATGCAGGCGTACGCTGGCATAAACGCAGCGCCCACTCCCAGTGGCGCATCGCGGTCAAAACAGATGCCTCAAACGTGCATCACGGGCATCAATTTGAAATTAGCTACCAACACCATTGGTCGCTAAACGAGTGGCAAGTTAGCTTAGCGCCAACTGTGATTTGGAAGAGCAGCAAATTAGTTGATTACTATTACGGTGTGGATCAGCAAGATAACGTGCTCCGTGATCTTTATTACGACGCTTCAGCGGGTTGGCAACCCAGCTTAGCGCTCAGCGCCAACAAGAAGATAAACCAACAATGGCAATGGCTTATCCGAACCAGTGTGACTTGGCTTCATTCTGGGATGACTAACAGCCCACTGGTAGATAAAAAATACACAAGTACGGTATTTATTGGTCTTGGGTACGTATTCAGATGA
- a CDS encoding DUF3019 domain-containing protein, which translates to MLLACLSIVLGDKVHAVEHDVNWQIQPIVCVTQRVGTQCQFTLSVQVQNEHQQEYCVYVVKLSPQRLFCSSETVVQKDLTLTIDDNTRLLLKDALGGTLLQQPLGVKSTRRSTRFRVNNPWSLF; encoded by the coding sequence GTGCTGTTAGCCTGTTTAAGCATAGTTTTAGGGGACAAAGTACACGCTGTAGAGCATGACGTTAACTGGCAAATTCAGCCGATAGTGTGCGTCACTCAGCGCGTTGGCACACAGTGCCAGTTTACGCTCTCAGTTCAGGTACAAAACGAACACCAGCAGGAATACTGTGTGTATGTGGTTAAACTGTCACCACAACGGCTATTTTGCTCCAGCGAAACGGTTGTGCAAAAAGACTTAACCCTGACCATAGACGACAACACACGTTTATTATTAAAAGACGCATTGGGTGGAACCCTTCTTCAACAACCGTTAGGGGTGAAGTCGACCCGGCGCAGTACCCGTTTTCGGGTCAACAATCCTTGGAGCCTTTTCTAA
- a CDS encoding response regulator — protein sequence MPHILLVEDDARLSQLVSEYLNQHDFTVTSLSDGTGLLDEIKQHSPDLVVLDVMLPGDNGFTLCKKIRPEYQGPLLFMTAKNSDFDHVLGLEIGADDYVMKPVEPRVLLARIQALLRRSNTIKAPIERATQLRFGQLTLDYLARKVTLKNEDVPLTSHEFDMLWKLAANASQLVDRNTLYRELIGREYDGLDRSADVRISRLRKKLQDDPRHPYRIKTIWGKGFYFVADAWE from the coding sequence ATGCCGCACATATTACTTGTTGAGGATGACGCGCGACTCAGCCAGCTTGTGAGTGAATACTTGAACCAACATGATTTCACCGTGACCAGTTTAAGTGACGGCACGGGTTTGCTTGATGAGATTAAACAACATTCGCCAGATTTGGTTGTGCTTGACGTTATGCTACCGGGGGATAACGGCTTTACGTTGTGCAAAAAAATTCGCCCTGAATATCAAGGACCGCTGTTGTTTATGACGGCAAAAAATAGCGATTTTGATCATGTACTCGGCCTTGAGATTGGCGCAGATGATTACGTTATGAAACCGGTCGAACCCCGGGTGCTGTTAGCGCGTATTCAAGCGCTGCTGAGACGAAGTAATACTATTAAAGCCCCAATTGAGAGAGCGACCCAACTGCGTTTTGGTCAGCTAACGCTTGATTATCTAGCACGCAAGGTGACCCTTAAAAACGAAGATGTGCCCCTAACCAGCCATGAATTCGATATGCTCTGGAAGTTAGCCGCAAATGCGTCCCAGCTAGTGGATCGCAATACGCTATACCGCGAGCTTATCGGCAGAGAATATGATGGTTTAGACCGCTCAGCGGATGTGCGCATTTCGCGTCTGCGTAAAAAACTGCAGGATGACCCTCGTCATCCCTATCGTATTAAAACCATCTGGGGAAAAGGGTTTTATTTCGTCGCTGACGCGTGGGAATAA
- a CDS encoding ATP-binding protein, with product MARLFISLYLFIVLAMIGLSAGLERLFSHPPQGPTGHVTTIMTLLDAAKNNHDNLLALAQSTALPHTVVPYNSIGWSAQSAAQLKNNKSVLLYDEQMGEQLYIALNENDLLELNITRPQTNSQTLMVYSGIFFVCLGALIALWLWPLWRDLSALKRSVSHVQDDGSLVDNHIASTSHIAPIAQALNNMSLKVKSLLQSQRELSGAVAHEFRTPLARLKFALEAQPASNSEKWNAMSLDVEELERLVQEMLDYAGSDVLIPELNLAEIPLKELVEQVVAHLQTLHLKDHQVCISGENILLLADDHFVQRALENLLVNASRYAKSRISINITQDQDHVLLSIEDDGPGIPKDVQEKIFDAFYRPDEARTRASGGAGLGLAIVRRIQQWHQGDCQVHDSALGGAAFVLRYPRHDRQSSTP from the coding sequence ATGGCTAGATTGTTTATCAGTTTGTACCTTTTTATTGTGTTAGCCATGATTGGCCTAAGTGCAGGGTTAGAACGCCTTTTCAGCCATCCCCCCCAAGGCCCAACAGGCCATGTTACGACGATAATGACCTTGTTGGACGCCGCCAAAAACAATCATGACAACTTACTTGCGTTGGCCCAAAGTACCGCTCTGCCCCACACAGTTGTGCCCTACAACAGTATTGGTTGGAGCGCACAAAGCGCGGCTCAGCTCAAAAATAATAAAAGCGTTTTATTGTACGACGAGCAAATGGGTGAACAGCTGTATATCGCCCTTAATGAAAACGACTTGTTAGAGCTCAATATCACACGCCCGCAAACCAACAGCCAAACGCTCATGGTGTACAGCGGCATATTCTTCGTGTGTTTAGGGGCGTTAATCGCTCTTTGGCTATGGCCATTGTGGCGTGATTTAAGTGCCCTAAAACGCAGCGTGAGTCATGTTCAAGACGATGGCAGCCTAGTGGATAACCACATTGCTAGCACATCACACATCGCCCCCATTGCCCAAGCGCTTAACAACATGAGCCTAAAGGTAAAGAGTTTGCTGCAATCGCAACGAGAGCTATCTGGGGCTGTGGCTCATGAGTTTCGCACGCCGCTAGCGCGTTTAAAATTCGCGCTTGAAGCACAACCCGCGAGCAATTCTGAAAAATGGAACGCCATGTCTCTGGATGTGGAAGAGCTGGAAAGACTCGTGCAAGAGATGCTTGATTACGCCGGTAGTGATGTGCTTATTCCTGAGCTTAACTTAGCTGAAATCCCGTTGAAGGAGCTTGTAGAGCAAGTGGTAGCCCATCTGCAAACCCTGCATTTGAAAGATCATCAGGTATGTATTTCTGGGGAGAACATACTGCTACTCGCAGATGATCATTTCGTACAAAGGGCGCTAGAAAACCTACTGGTGAATGCCAGTCGATATGCAAAGTCGCGCATCTCAATCAATATCACCCAAGACCAAGACCATGTTTTGCTCAGCATAGAAGACGACGGACCTGGTATTCCAAAAGACGTCCAAGAAAAGATATTTGATGCATTTTATCGCCCAGATGAAGCGCGCACGCGTGCGTCGGGCGGTGCGGGACTGGGCTTAGCCATTGTACGGCGTATTCAGCAGTGGCACCAAGGGGACTGCCAAGTACACGATTCAGCGCTGGGCGGCGCTGCATTTGTATTGCGCTACCCCCGCCACGACCGCCAATCATCAACGCCCTAA
- the ccoG gene encoding cytochrome c oxidase accessory protein CcoG: MSDRIPVKDISPVQVHRPDKSKHNDQYTPRNRIYVRAVKGALENFRRFFGLVFLSIFAILPWLQFEGSQAILLDIGAQRFQIFGLTLWPQDLTLLAWIFIVAAFALFFVTTFAGRVWCGFMCPQTTWTFIYIWFEEKIEGSRNKRIKLDERKMDTDKFIRKTLKHIAWVSVALLTSLTFVGYFTPIDALFVDFFTFSSSFWATVCVLFFAVCTYGNAAYMREIMCTHICPYARFQSAMFDKDTFTVAYDAQRGEQRGPRSRKATREQNAAKGLGDCVDCNLCVQVCPTGIDIRNGLQYECINCGACVDACNGVMDKMNYPKGLISFTSETQLAGGQTKIFRPKLMGYAVVLVLMSALLVFELLSRVPLEVDIIRDRNALYRETNDGLIENVYTLKILNKSQHTQHFNIAVNGLEGHRYIGEQSVTVMGGEVYNLPISIAIDPYQLEDPVTAFSFTIRAQEDEDAVIEQTSKFLYR, translated from the coding sequence ATGAGTGACCGCATTCCCGTAAAAGATATTTCCCCGGTTCAGGTGCATCGCCCTGACAAAAGCAAACACAATGATCAGTACACACCTCGCAATCGAATCTATGTGAGAGCGGTTAAAGGTGCCCTAGAAAACTTCAGGCGCTTCTTTGGTTTAGTGTTTCTATCTATTTTTGCCATTCTGCCGTGGTTGCAATTTGAAGGTAGCCAAGCCATTTTGCTTGATATCGGCGCTCAGCGTTTTCAAATATTTGGCTTAACCCTATGGCCACAAGACTTAACGCTGCTAGCCTGGATATTCATTGTTGCCGCATTCGCCTTGTTTTTCGTTACGACGTTTGCTGGTCGTGTATGGTGTGGTTTTATGTGCCCGCAAACCACATGGACCTTCATCTATATTTGGTTTGAAGAGAAAATTGAAGGCAGTCGTAACAAGCGCATCAAATTAGATGAGCGCAAAATGGACACAGACAAGTTTATCCGCAAAACCTTGAAACACATTGCTTGGGTGAGTGTTGCGCTGCTTACATCCCTCACTTTCGTTGGCTATTTTACGCCTATCGACGCCTTATTCGTCGACTTCTTTACTTTTTCCTCAAGTTTTTGGGCAACCGTATGTGTGCTATTTTTCGCAGTTTGTACCTATGGTAACGCCGCATACATGCGTGAAATCATGTGTACCCACATTTGCCCTTACGCACGTTTTCAAAGCGCCATGTTCGACAAAGACACCTTCACAGTGGCTTATGATGCACAGCGCGGGGAACAACGCGGCCCACGTTCGCGCAAGGCCACTCGTGAGCAAAATGCTGCCAAAGGCTTAGGTGACTGTGTTGATTGTAACTTGTGTGTGCAAGTGTGCCCCACAGGTATCGATATCCGTAACGGTCTGCAATACGAGTGCATCAACTGTGGCGCCTGTGTTGACGCTTGTAACGGTGTAATGGACAAAATGAATTACCCGAAAGGGCTTATCAGTTTTACGTCTGAAACTCAGTTAGCGGGCGGTCAAACTAAAATATTTCGCCCGAAACTCATGGGTTATGCCGTTGTATTAGTCTTAATGAGTGCCCTGCTGGTCTTTGAACTGTTAAGCCGAGTACCATTGGAAGTCGACATTATTCGAGATCGTAACGCCCTTTATCGTGAAACCAACGACGGCCTAATAGAAAACGTATACACCCTTAAAATACTCAATAAATCACAGCATACTCAACATTTTAATATTGCAGTGAATGGTCTTGAAGGCCACAGATATATAGGGGAACAAAGTGTCACGGTAATGGGCGGTGAGGTATATAACCTGCCAATCAGTATTGCAATCGACCCGTACCAATTAGAAGATCCTGTGACGGCCTTTAGCTTTACCATTCGTGCTCAAGAAGACGAGGACGCCGTTATCGAGCAAACCTCTAAGTTCTTGTATCGTTGA
- a CDS encoding serine/threonine protein kinase, with the protein MSTFNFSELTPDLILDAIESEGVLVESGLLALNSYENRVYQFVGQDSKRYVAKFYRPQRWSEAQLNEEHSFSLELAEHEVPVVAPLVINGKSLHLYQDYHFALFPSVGGRQFEVDNLDQLEWMGRFIGRIHQVAKSRLFTHRPTINIDDYLVKSVAELQNSQLIPSSLHEAFFTILEQVVALTSERYHTSDMMRLHGDCHPGNILWRDGPTFVDLDDCRNGPAVQDLWMMLSGDRQAQSLQLSTIVEAYDEFCEFNPRQLSLIEPLRAMRMVHYMAWLHRRWQDPAFPQAFAWFAEPKYWEQQILALKEQFSALQETELRI; encoded by the coding sequence ATGAGTACATTTAATTTTAGCGAGCTAACGCCAGACCTCATCTTAGATGCCATCGAATCTGAAGGCGTATTAGTGGAATCCGGTTTGCTCGCTCTCAACAGCTATGAAAATCGCGTTTATCAGTTTGTTGGCCAAGATAGTAAGCGTTATGTGGCAAAGTTTTATCGGCCCCAGCGCTGGAGTGAAGCACAACTAAACGAAGAGCACAGCTTTTCGTTAGAACTCGCTGAACATGAAGTGCCTGTCGTCGCGCCCCTCGTGATCAACGGCAAGAGCCTACACTTATACCAAGACTATCATTTTGCACTTTTCCCCTCCGTCGGTGGGCGTCAGTTTGAAGTTGATAATTTGGATCAGCTTGAGTGGATGGGCCGTTTTATTGGGCGTATTCACCAAGTGGCTAAATCACGTTTATTCACCCACAGACCAACCATTAATATTGACGATTATTTGGTGAAGTCAGTGGCTGAGTTACAAAATAGTCAGCTTATTCCATCAAGCTTACACGAAGCGTTTTTCACTATTTTAGAGCAAGTGGTCGCGCTGACTAGTGAGCGTTACCACACAAGCGACATGATGCGTTTACATGGTGATTGTCATCCAGGTAATATCTTGTGGCGCGATGGACCTACCTTTGTGGATTTAGACGATTGCCGTAATGGCCCAGCCGTACAAGATTTGTGGATGATGCTATCAGGCGATCGTCAAGCTCAATCGCTTCAGTTAAGCACCATAGTCGAGGCCTACGATGAGTTTTGTGAGTTTAACCCCAGACAGTTAAGCCTAATTGAACCTCTACGTGCTATGCGTATGGTGCATTACATGGCGTGGTTGCATAGACGTTGGCAAGACCCTGCGTTTCCTCAGGCGTTTGCTTGGTTCGCTGAGCCTAAGTATTGGGAACAACAAATACTCGCGCTTAAAGAGCAGTTCTCCGCTTTGCAGGAAACTGAACTTCGTATTTAA
- a CDS encoding thiol:disulfide interchange protein DsbA/DsbL, which produces MKKIILAFFIAVLVPLQACAQETWKEGEHYTIINETATDKPVINEFFSYWCPHCFQFEPIAKKIQEKMGDDVKFEKVHVNFMGFTSGETQDDASRALMVARALKKEDSLSTAIFRYIHVQKSPITNIKDLKNIFMVNGVEEADFDKLVSSFGVNSMLKKNNKLVQEYRSHLRGVPNFIVNGKYQAKFTRDMNNDDIVNLIVWLSKQK; this is translated from the coding sequence ATGAAAAAAATCATACTTGCTTTTTTTATTGCGGTATTAGTGCCGCTTCAAGCATGCGCCCAAGAAACGTGGAAAGAAGGTGAGCATTACACCATCATCAACGAAACCGCCACTGACAAACCTGTCATCAATGAATTCTTCTCTTACTGGTGTCCACATTGTTTTCAGTTCGAACCCATCGCTAAAAAGATCCAAGAGAAAATGGGTGACGATGTAAAATTCGAAAAAGTACACGTGAACTTCATGGGCTTTACCAGCGGTGAAACCCAAGACGATGCCAGTCGTGCCCTTATGGTTGCTCGCGCATTGAAGAAAGAAGATTCTCTAAGTACCGCTATTTTCCGTTACATTCATGTACAGAAATCACCTATCACCAACATCAAAGATTTAAAAAATATCTTTATGGTAAACGGTGTAGAAGAAGCGGATTTCGATAAGCTTGTGAGTAGCTTTGGCGTCAACAGCATGTTGAAAAAGAACAATAAGCTCGTTCAGGAATACCGCAGTCACCTGCGTGGGGTACCTAACTTCATCGTTAACGGCAAATACCAAGCTAAGTTTACCCGTGATATGAACAACGACGACATTGTTAATTTGATTGTGTGGTTGTCGAAACAAAAATAA
- a CDS encoding sensor domain-containing diguanylate cyclase, whose translation MPEYASDNVLPSRWYRAVAFVALWLIVWLLAQLMEYTAHASVWFPVSGLTYAALLIIGIRAIIPLMLCAVIVTILTCIQYSLPLNPPQMIQAGLLFGLAHILPYWLSAYLFAWVARQDKLSTPGLIILYIIHTGVGSLVTTMLVIFSLIYSNMMTASEIGQAWLPFWIGDYVGVLVLAPLFGALLSRYFSHERFDLEQYLSPNQTTTSSEYPHKIIVVTLLVILTTILNQYSGQQASAFAIFLLVLPHMWIACTESALFNLLSLTYSCIIIALFVNIFGLNEFALIYQFAIVIVASNALFGIAVPALMAHNEKLQAIVTTDALTQAASRQHFMQQAERAVNRSQNDEVPLSLIMFDMDNFKKVNDTFGHSAGDKALQRVCRAAQLSLRPTDLLGRFGGDEFVALLPDSTINDAQQVAQRILSNVNAAEVAPGQPIECSFGVAQLKRNQNFTELFNVADSALYKAKQRGRNTVVNEDGVELKSAI comes from the coding sequence ATGCCTGAGTATGCGTCAGATAACGTTCTACCCTCTCGTTGGTATCGTGCTGTCGCGTTTGTCGCGTTATGGTTAATTGTTTGGCTGTTAGCACAATTGATGGAATACACCGCCCACGCAAGTGTGTGGTTTCCCGTGTCAGGCTTAACCTACGCAGCTCTATTAATTATCGGTATCAGGGCAATTATACCGCTTATGCTGTGCGCAGTGATAGTGACCATACTGACTTGCATCCAGTATTCCCTCCCGCTAAATCCCCCCCAGATGATACAAGCGGGTCTTTTGTTCGGTTTGGCCCATATTTTACCTTACTGGTTGAGTGCATATCTATTTGCTTGGGTAGCCCGTCAAGACAAACTCAGTACACCTGGGCTGATTATCCTGTATATCATTCACACCGGCGTAGGGTCACTTGTTACGACTATGTTGGTGATCTTCAGCTTGATTTACAGCAATATGATGACTGCGTCTGAAATAGGCCAAGCATGGTTACCCTTTTGGATCGGTGATTATGTGGGTGTGTTGGTATTAGCGCCGCTTTTTGGTGCTTTACTTAGTCGATATTTCTCACATGAGCGCTTTGATCTCGAACAATATCTAAGCCCGAATCAAACCACAACCAGCTCCGAGTACCCGCATAAAATTATCGTCGTCACCTTACTCGTCATACTAACCACTATACTCAATCAGTACTCAGGTCAACAAGCGAGTGCCTTTGCTATTTTCCTGCTCGTGCTGCCGCATATGTGGATAGCATGCACGGAAAGCGCACTGTTCAACCTACTCAGCTTAACTTACAGCTGCATTATCATCGCGCTATTCGTCAACATTTTTGGATTAAATGAATTCGCCTTAATTTATCAATTTGCCATTGTGATCGTTGCTTCCAATGCCCTATTCGGTATTGCTGTCCCCGCATTGATGGCACACAACGAAAAACTGCAAGCTATCGTCACCACTGATGCACTGACCCAAGCTGCGTCGCGTCAACATTTTATGCAACAAGCTGAACGAGCAGTAAATCGCAGCCAAAATGACGAGGTGCCGTTGTCACTTATCATGTTTGACATGGATAACTTCAAAAAAGTAAATGACACCTTTGGCCATAGTGCTGGCGATAAGGCCTTGCAGAGGGTTTGCCGGGCGGCGCAACTGTCCCTGCGCCCCACAGACTTACTAGGGCGTTTCGGCGGCGATGAGTTCGTGGCGCTACTGCCAGATTCAACCATTAACGATGCTCAGCAAGTAGCACAGCGGATTTTGAGCAATGTTAACGCCGCCGAAGTCGCTCCTGGTCAGCCGATAGAATGTAGTTTTGGTGTGGCACAGCTTAAGCGTAATCAGAACTTCACAGAGCTATTTAACGTAGCCGATAGCGCGTTGTATAAAGCCAAACAAAGAGGTCGAAATACAGTCGTTAATGAAGATGGAGTGGAACTTAAATCTGCCATTTGA
- the ung gene encoding uracil-DNA glycosylase, giving the protein MTQAATWHTLLGEEKQQAYFTDMMNFIASERANGKVVYPAAKDVFNAFSCTEFNQIKVVILGQDPYHGPNQAHGLSFSVQKGVKTPPSLKNMYKALQHDFPDFVVPEHGCLQSWAEQGVFLLNTVLTVEQGKAHSHAKIGWERFTDKVIALINEHAQDVVFLLWGSHAQKKAGLIDASKHHILTAAHPSPLSAYRGFFECGHFAQTNQILLDSGRTPIKWQI; this is encoded by the coding sequence ATGACGCAAGCCGCAACATGGCACACGCTACTCGGTGAAGAAAAGCAGCAAGCTTACTTCACCGACATGATGAACTTTATTGCTAGCGAACGAGCGAACGGTAAAGTGGTTTATCCCGCCGCTAAAGACGTATTTAATGCCTTTAGTTGCACCGAGTTTAATCAAATCAAAGTGGTTATTCTTGGGCAAGACCCTTACCACGGGCCTAATCAGGCCCATGGTTTGAGCTTTTCAGTACAAAAAGGCGTGAAAACACCCCCTTCTTTGAAAAACATGTACAAAGCACTGCAGCACGATTTTCCTGATTTTGTGGTGCCTGAGCATGGCTGTTTGCAATCTTGGGCTGAGCAAGGTGTATTTTTGCTTAATACAGTGCTCACCGTTGAGCAAGGTAAAGCCCATTCGCATGCCAAGATTGGCTGGGAGAGATTCACCGACAAAGTGATTGCACTTATCAATGAGCATGCTCAAGACGTGGTATTTCTGTTGTGGGGCAGTCATGCCCAGAAAAAGGCAGGGCTTATTGATGCCTCAAAGCACCATATTTTAACCGCTGCGCACCCATCCCCATTATCTGCTTATCGTGGCTTTTTCGAATGTGGGCATTTCGCTCAAACCAATCAAATCTTGCTCGACAGCGGACGTACGCCTATCAAATGGCAGATTTAA
- the thrC gene encoding threonine synthase encodes MELVNLKDPSDKVSFAQAVKKGLGKNQGLYFPTSLPKFDDIDAILDMPFVERSVEILSQLIGDEIPRDRLQGIVERAFAFDAPLAKVTDNIYSLELFHGPTLAFKDFGGRFMAQCLTEIAAGEKITILTATSGDTGAAVAHAFHGLDNINVVILFPKGKISPLQEKLFTTLGDNIHTVSIEDDFDACQQMVKSAFDDVEVREGLHLNSANSINISRLVAQVCYYFEAVSQLSKEQRDDLVISVPSGNFGNLTAGMIAKTMGLPVKHFVAATNLNDTVPRYLKTGEWDPKSTVATMSNAMDVSQPNNWPRIEAIIEQGYLSREILSGDMVDEDYTQVAMRQLAQLGYVTEPHAAIAYKALLRHMDEGDTGIFLGTAHPAKFRETVENVLGQPISLPQPLVDCSTKESFAVDLPSDYDVLKKHLFSLLG; translated from the coding sequence GTGGAACTAGTTAATTTAAAAGACCCTTCGGACAAAGTTAGCTTTGCACAAGCGGTTAAAAAAGGGTTAGGCAAAAACCAAGGGTTATATTTCCCTACTAGTTTGCCAAAATTTGATGATATCGATGCCATTCTTGATATGCCATTTGTTGAACGCTCGGTTGAAATTTTAAGCCAGCTGATTGGTGATGAAATCCCTAGAGATCGTTTACAGGGCATCGTTGAGCGCGCTTTCGCATTTGACGCGCCATTGGCAAAAGTAACAGATAATATTTACAGCCTTGAGTTATTCCACGGTCCGACACTGGCGTTTAAAGATTTCGGCGGCCGCTTTATGGCTCAATGTTTAACCGAAATTGCCGCTGGCGAAAAAATCACCATTTTGACTGCTACCTCTGGTGATACTGGCGCTGCCGTTGCTCATGCATTCCATGGTTTAGATAACATCAATGTGGTTATCTTATTCCCGAAAGGCAAAATTAGCCCACTGCAAGAGAAGCTATTCACCACCTTAGGTGACAACATTCACACTGTCTCGATTGAAGATGACTTTGATGCATGTCAGCAAATGGTAAAAAGTGCGTTTGATGATGTTGAAGTGCGTGAAGGTTTGCACCTTAACTCAGCTAACTCCATTAACATTAGCCGTTTAGTCGCGCAGGTTTGTTACTACTTTGAAGCCGTTTCTCAGCTAAGCAAAGAGCAGCGTGATGATTTGGTTATCTCAGTACCTAGTGGCAACTTCGGTAACTTGACCGCCGGCATGATTGCGAAAACCATGGGCTTGCCTGTTAAGCACTTTGTGGCTGCTACTAACTTGAATGATACCGTGCCGCGTTATTTGAAAACCGGTGAGTGGGATCCTAAAAGTACCGTGGCGACTATGTCTAACGCGATGGATGTTAGCCAACCAAATAACTGGCCGCGTATTGAAGCCATCATCGAGCAAGGTTATTTGTCACGTGAAATACTGTCAGGTGACATGGTTGACGAAGACTATACCCAAGTGGCTATGCGTCAACTTGCCCAGTTAGGCTATGTGACAGAGCCTCACGCGGCGATTGCTTACAAAGCACTGCTTCGCCATATGGATGAAGGCGATACAGGGATATTCCTTGGTACGGCGCACCCTGCTAAGTTCCGCGAAACGGTCGAAAACGTATTGGGGCAACCGATTAGTTTACCTCAACCTTTGGTTGACTGTTCTACCAAAGAAAGCTTTGCTGTGGATTTACCAAGCGATTATGACGTGTTGAAAAAGCACTTGTTTAGCCTACTAGGCTAA